From one Leifsonia sp. Root1293 genomic stretch:
- a CDS encoding glycosyltransferase, with the protein MTQPDAPLRILFVVPSLHGGGAEFVARTWMGWLVERGHSVAVVTTSAKATDTYLPDGVVHYQIATAGGHVGKSRALIAIFGGFRPDVAVSLQAHANLVLLTAAALSPKSRRPPVIISERNLVSLGLADSDLPHKVKIGFARRMYGRADHVIAISHPVAGELVSGFGVSGERCTVVANPATAKVAGMDRVVRVPGTAGGLQLVLAARLVAQKRPELAIHAAAELNRRGIPTEVISFGGGPLLESVTAEAERLGVTFDDKGWVEDWFSHFKPNSVVLLPSLREGFGNVLVEAAAAGVPSVAVSGALGVADAIVPGITGELALGPSAEQLADAVERASAIDVVGIDAWLDRFSVASSGRDLETVLQMVAADGPR; encoded by the coding sequence ATGACCCAGCCCGACGCACCACTGCGCATCCTGTTCGTCGTTCCCTCGCTGCACGGCGGTGGAGCCGAGTTCGTGGCGCGCACCTGGATGGGCTGGCTGGTCGAGCGCGGCCACTCGGTGGCCGTCGTGACCACGTCGGCGAAGGCGACGGACACCTACCTGCCCGACGGCGTCGTGCACTACCAGATCGCGACGGCCGGCGGTCATGTGGGCAAGTCGCGGGCACTGATCGCGATCTTCGGCGGTTTCAGGCCCGACGTCGCCGTCAGCCTGCAGGCGCACGCCAACCTCGTGCTGCTGACAGCCGCAGCGCTCAGCCCCAAGTCGCGCCGACCCCCGGTGATCATCAGCGAACGCAACCTGGTGTCGCTGGGCCTGGCGGACTCCGACCTGCCGCACAAGGTGAAGATCGGCTTCGCACGGCGCATGTACGGCCGCGCCGACCACGTCATCGCGATCTCGCATCCCGTCGCCGGGGAACTCGTCAGCGGGTTCGGTGTCTCGGGGGAGCGCTGCACTGTCGTCGCCAACCCCGCCACCGCGAAGGTGGCCGGAATGGACCGCGTCGTGAGGGTGCCGGGAACCGCGGGCGGCCTCCAGCTCGTGCTGGCTGCCCGCCTCGTCGCCCAGAAGCGACCGGAACTGGCCATCCACGCCGCGGCCGAGCTCAACCGGCGCGGAATCCCCACCGAGGTCATCTCCTTCGGCGGCGGCCCACTTCTCGAGTCCGTGACGGCAGAGGCCGAGCGTCTCGGGGTCACCTTCGACGACAAGGGCTGGGTCGAGGACTGGTTCTCGCATTTCAAGCCGAACTCCGTCGTGCTGCTGCCATCGCTGCGGGAGGGTTTCGGCAACGTGCTGGTCGAGGCGGCTGCGGCCGGTGTGCCGTCTGTGGCCGTGTCCGGCGCGTTGGGCGTCGCCGACGCCATCGTGCCGGGCATCACCGGTGAACTCGCCCTGGGACCGTCCGCCGAGCAGCTCGCCGACGCCGTCGAACGGGCCAGCGCCATCGATGTCGTCGGCATCGACGCCTGGCTCGACCGCTTCTCCGTTGCATCCAGCGGGAGGGATCTCGAGACCGTCCTGCAGATGGTCGCCGCGGATGGACCGCGATGA
- a CDS encoding glycosyltransferase family 2 protein, with protein MTDVSVVIPAYNAAEFLGDAVERLLRQTIAVEIVVVDDGSGDSTARIGAELADRHPSVVFVPLAENGGVAAAREAGVEASSGRFIWFVDADDEWTTDAAETMLAAADGFAADVVCAGAEYLSVDGSRRPVPSLPPGSVDGATAFRAMLVGRVSGHLWNKLFARTLFPAITFTRSRVHSDQAMVAQLLVAAETVVGIRDAVYTYRLRSGSIIRSNTQRARSLEQVGAVVHECARRVGVDGRELDYYTARFSLLSRMKDATSGAYTEQESRALVRSARTEMTPSVVISLARAREPQRLALLVAARTSLPLYRRIMSTRGARE; from the coding sequence ATGACCGACGTCAGCGTTGTCATCCCGGCCTACAACGCCGCCGAGTTCCTGGGGGACGCCGTCGAACGGCTGCTCCGCCAGACCATCGCCGTCGAGATCGTGGTCGTCGACGATGGATCGGGTGACTCGACGGCCAGGATCGGCGCCGAGCTCGCCGACAGGCATCCGTCGGTCGTCTTCGTCCCCCTCGCCGAGAACGGCGGAGTCGCCGCAGCGCGTGAAGCGGGGGTCGAAGCGTCGTCGGGGCGGTTCATCTGGTTCGTCGACGCCGATGACGAGTGGACGACGGATGCCGCCGAGACCATGCTCGCGGCCGCCGACGGTTTCGCCGCCGACGTCGTGTGCGCCGGCGCCGAGTACCTCTCCGTCGACGGATCCCGCCGACCTGTTCCGTCGCTGCCGCCAGGCTCCGTGGATGGCGCGACTGCCTTCCGGGCGATGCTGGTCGGTCGGGTGAGTGGACACCTCTGGAACAAGCTGTTCGCCCGCACGTTGTTTCCGGCCATCACGTTCACCCGCTCGCGCGTGCATTCAGACCAGGCCATGGTCGCCCAGCTCCTGGTGGCGGCGGAGACGGTCGTCGGCATCCGCGACGCCGTCTACACCTACAGGTTGCGGAGCGGCTCGATCATCAGGTCGAACACTCAGCGTGCACGCTCCCTCGAGCAGGTCGGCGCCGTGGTGCACGAGTGCGCCCGGCGGGTAGGGGTCGATGGCCGTGAGCTCGACTACTACACGGCCCGGTTCTCGCTGCTCTCCAGAATGAAGGATGCGACCAGCGGGGCATACACGGAGCAGGAGTCGCGCGCCCTGGTGCGCTCGGCCCGCACCGAGATGACTCCGTCGGTGGTGATCTCGTTGGCGCGCGCGAGAGAGCCTCAGCGCCTGGCTCTGCTGGTCGCGGCTCGAACGAGCCTGCCGCTGTACCGGCGCATCATGAGCACTCGCGGAGCCCGCGAGTAG
- a CDS encoding acyltransferase family protein, with the protein MNFAKGVAIAMVVLYHVTLYLQHAGIMGLPNRMKLVLELFPMPVFFLIAGLFGARAVTWTFGNLWRRRLLPVLYLYIVWSIVRFAFYLVIPGLSGELGELPASNPISLALILIWPSSSYWFIYALAVFAFAAWALRKLPPVVHVVLAALLSSAVTAGLINSGNIGWNRVGALYVFYAFGALYAPRVFAAVAKVSVQRTLLAAAALVASAAILFLLPARWVPFLVLLGQASAVALGVLLSAYLARLRMLSFVSTMGAESLQIYLLHLFVIVPIAGLLGIVLGGVNRGVGIAIQIALVVVAIVVSLLLSKLTTRVRWLYVPPVIRRRRTAAPAGAPASDSSTDAPTIPDGRHTVVTSPPHPARNKEIST; encoded by the coding sequence ATGAACTTCGCCAAAGGCGTCGCCATCGCCATGGTCGTGCTCTACCACGTGACGTTGTACCTGCAGCACGCCGGCATCATGGGGTTGCCGAATCGCATGAAGCTCGTGCTCGAGCTGTTCCCCATGCCCGTCTTCTTCCTCATCGCCGGACTCTTCGGCGCTCGAGCGGTCACCTGGACGTTCGGCAACCTGTGGAGACGACGGCTGTTGCCCGTGCTCTACCTCTATATCGTCTGGTCGATCGTGCGGTTCGCGTTCTACCTGGTCATTCCGGGGCTCAGCGGCGAGCTCGGAGAGCTGCCGGCGAGCAATCCCATCAGCCTGGCTCTGATCCTCATCTGGCCGAGCAGCAGCTACTGGTTCATCTACGCCCTCGCGGTGTTCGCCTTCGCCGCCTGGGCGCTGAGGAAGCTCCCGCCCGTCGTTCACGTGGTGCTCGCGGCACTGCTGTCGAGCGCCGTCACAGCCGGCCTCATCAACAGCGGCAACATCGGCTGGAACCGCGTCGGCGCCCTCTACGTCTTCTACGCCTTCGGGGCGCTCTACGCGCCGCGGGTGTTCGCCGCGGTCGCGAAGGTCTCCGTGCAGCGCACGCTACTCGCCGCCGCAGCGCTCGTGGCCTCCGCCGCCATCCTCTTCCTCCTGCCGGCACGATGGGTTCCATTCCTCGTGCTGCTGGGCCAGGCATCGGCCGTTGCGCTCGGCGTACTGCTCTCCGCCTACCTCGCCAGGCTCCGGATGCTGTCCTTCGTGTCGACGATGGGGGCCGAGAGCCTGCAGATCTACCTGCTGCACTTGTTCGTGATCGTTCCGATCGCCGGCCTGCTCGGGATCGTGCTCGGCGGAGTGAATCGCGGCGTCGGCATCGCCATCCAGATCGCACTCGTCGTGGTGGCCATCGTCGTCTCGTTGCTGCTCTCCAAGCTCACGACCCGCGTGCGCTGGCTCTACGTTCCTCCCGTCATCAGGCGCAGGCGCACCGCCGCGCCAGCCGGAGCACCGGCATCCGACAGCAGCACGGATGCCCCCACGATTCCCGACGGCCGGCACACGGTCGTGACCTCCCCTCCGCACCCTGCACGCAACAAGGAGATATCGACATGA
- a CDS encoding glycosyltransferase, which produces MTTDFDTTPATESSPGGKLLLAASTGGHLAQLVRLAPGLGATDDSLWVTFRTPQSESLLKGRNVLYVPYIRPRDAANVVRAYQSIRAAIKNTKFDGAVSTGSALALAALPAAKLGGLPTLYIESVSRVDGPSLSGRILDRFRLAELRTQHPHWSSGRWGVHPSVLSTFHNVAKPKPADGRLKLFVTLGTIEGYGFDSLVDRIVDLGIAGDDTTWQLGYTEAKRDLPGTAYAQVSAEDFERYAKEADVVITHAGVGTVLGLLEMGISPIAVVRRKDRGEHVDNHQEQIARLMSELGIGTSTEVEDLTADMIHAAATTAIRGDLAAA; this is translated from the coding sequence ATGACGACGGATTTCGACACCACCCCGGCCACCGAGAGCAGCCCCGGAGGAAAGCTGCTGCTCGCCGCCTCGACCGGCGGTCACCTCGCCCAGCTGGTGCGTCTGGCCCCCGGACTCGGCGCCACGGACGACTCGCTGTGGGTGACCTTCCGCACCCCGCAGAGCGAGTCGCTGCTGAAGGGGCGCAACGTGCTCTACGTGCCCTACATCCGGCCGCGCGACGCGGCGAACGTCGTGCGCGCCTACCAGTCGATCCGTGCCGCCATCAAGAACACGAAGTTCGACGGCGCGGTGAGCACCGGATCGGCGCTGGCCTTGGCTGCTCTCCCGGCCGCGAAGCTGGGAGGGCTGCCGACCCTCTACATCGAGAGCGTCTCCAGGGTCGACGGTCCGTCGTTGTCGGGCCGCATCCTGGACAGGTTCCGTCTGGCCGAACTGCGCACGCAGCACCCGCACTGGTCATCAGGCCGGTGGGGCGTGCATCCGAGCGTGCTGTCGACCTTCCACAATGTGGCGAAGCCCAAGCCGGCCGACGGCCGACTGAAGCTCTTCGTGACCCTGGGAACGATCGAGGGCTACGGCTTCGACTCCCTCGTCGACCGCATCGTCGACCTCGGCATCGCCGGTGACGACACCACCTGGCAGCTGGGCTACACCGAGGCCAAGCGTGACCTACCGGGCACCGCCTACGCCCAGGTGAGCGCCGAGGACTTCGAGCGCTACGCCAAGGAGGCCGACGTCGTCATCACCCACGCCGGGGTCGGCACGGTGCTCGGACTGCTCGAGATGGGCATCTCGCCGATCGCCGTCGTGCGACGCAAGGATCGCGGAGAGCACGTCGACAACCACCAGGAGCAGATCGCCAGGCTGATGTCCGAGCTCGGCATCGGCACCTCGACCGAGGTCGAGGACCTCACTGCCGACATGATCCACGCAGCGGCCACGACGGCCATCCGCGGCGATCTGGCGGCCGCGTGA
- a CDS encoding polysaccharide pyruvyl transferase family protein produces the protein MTDRAAAAAPAGPNAIDIFVPGVGQYDNIGDIILRRQLIAWLKPLGRLHVYVGASPEGYAESLGVGSDDVVYRSFASWYRAGLSRAWGGTAHYVFKPGEIQLTIIGMKEHVVVLPLLALLRLRGGSVVRVGSGSRDFAPVPRLLMRPSIALSQLTAWRDGTTAAYLGGEVMPDLAFGEGTGPSTDAAAESRDTIVVSMRSDRPEPGAAWVAGIRRFAADTGLRIEVVTQVLRDRQRSRDLAAALGADLADWDGSDHGGQEDRLRAVYARTALAVSDRLHVLIAASTEGAAPIALLVDESGKIDRHFEAAGVSGVGVPASGLTEDEIVAALAGALQRGPAVRASLANARGELELMRVRVESLIAGVPSRTELVDA, from the coding sequence GTGACCGACAGGGCCGCTGCGGCGGCTCCCGCTGGTCCGAACGCGATCGATATCTTCGTGCCCGGGGTCGGCCAGTACGACAACATCGGCGACATCATCCTGCGGCGCCAGCTCATCGCCTGGCTGAAGCCGCTCGGCCGCCTGCACGTCTATGTCGGTGCATCGCCTGAAGGCTACGCGGAATCGCTCGGGGTCGGCTCCGACGACGTCGTGTACCGCTCGTTCGCGTCCTGGTATCGCGCCGGCCTGTCGCGCGCGTGGGGCGGCACCGCGCACTACGTGTTCAAGCCCGGGGAGATCCAGCTGACCATCATCGGAATGAAGGAGCACGTCGTCGTGCTGCCGTTGCTCGCCCTGCTGCGCCTGCGCGGGGGATCGGTGGTGCGCGTGGGCTCCGGGTCGCGCGACTTCGCTCCCGTGCCCCGCCTGCTCATGCGTCCATCCATCGCCCTGTCCCAGCTCACGGCCTGGCGCGACGGAACGACGGCCGCCTACCTCGGCGGCGAGGTCATGCCCGATCTCGCCTTCGGCGAGGGCACCGGACCATCGACGGATGCCGCAGCCGAGAGCCGCGACACCATCGTCGTGTCGATGCGCAGTGACCGGCCCGAGCCGGGTGCGGCCTGGGTCGCCGGCATCCGTCGCTTCGCAGCTGACACTGGACTCCGCATCGAGGTCGTCACCCAGGTGCTCCGTGATCGCCAGCGCTCGCGCGACCTGGCAGCCGCCCTCGGCGCCGACCTCGCCGACTGGGACGGCTCGGACCACGGCGGGCAGGAGGACAGGCTGCGGGCCGTCTACGCGCGGACGGCGCTCGCGGTCAGCGACAGGCTGCACGTGCTGATCGCGGCCTCCACCGAGGGGGCAGCGCCGATCGCGCTGCTCGTCGACGAGTCAGGCAAGATCGACAGGCACTTCGAGGCCGCGGGCGTCTCGGGCGTCGGCGTTCCGGCGAGCGGGCTCACCGAGGATGAGATCGTCGCGGCCCTGGCCGGGGCTCTGCAGCGTGGCCCGGCCGTACGCGCCTCCCTCGCGAACGCGAGAGGGGAGCTCGAGCTCATGCGCGTGCGGGTCGAGAGCCTCATTGCCGGCGTTCCGTCGCGCACGGAACTGGTCGACGCATGA